In a genomic window of Candidatus Paceibacterota bacterium:
- the gyrA gene encoding DNA gyrase subunit A, whose translation MPKNSAENPKHQNENNLRVQGIGSEQISPRNLTIEMKESYIDYAMSVITERALPDVRDGLKPVHRRILYAMHERGLTSSAKFRKSAFVVGEVMGNYHPHGDASIYDALVNMAQDFSLRYPLVFGQGNFGNIDGDSAAAMRYTEARMARITSELLRDIEKQTVDYRPNYDGSRKEPTVLPTAVPNLLLNGVLGIAVGMATNIPPHNLGELVDATAHLLANKDATTDDLLQFVKGPDFPTGGVIYGEKDIAHAYIHGRGGVVVRGEAEIVEDKVGHSKIIITSIPYRVNKSSLMESIAELVREKKLEGIKDLRDESTKDIRIAIELKSGSYPQNVLNFLYKHTQLETTFHFNMVALVDGVPQTLSLKSCLEEFIGHRKVVIRRRTEFDLAKAKAREHILLGLKKALDHIDAIIKLIKASKDTPTAHLNLMKEFKFSDLQAAAILDMKLQRLAGLERKKIEEELKAMQLLISDLEDILKNTKRIPAIIKDELAEVRAKYADVRKTRVVKHHAKNFSVEDLIPDEESVLVLTSGGYIKRTDPDEYRKQKRGGVGVVDLDTKEEDFITHFLTASAHSDLLFFTDKGKAYQIKMYDIPEGKRATRGKSIMNFLALSAEEKITSILPMPKEIKKGSELSLFLVTKNGTGKKVAAESFHDVRRSGIIAIRLDAGDDLVSASFVEKGDDMIVVSSDAQSIRFKESDVREMGRGAGGVRVMKIDKGEHVVGANVIKKTTAGDASILTVSGNGYGKKTPLKEYKTQNRGGSGIKTSKVTPKTGALIAAIIVTPELEEAVAISKKSQVIRCGLGEIATLGRDTQGVRIMKLREGDGIASLICL comes from the coding sequence CATAGACGTATTTTGTATGCCATGCATGAGCGCGGCCTGACTTCTTCAGCCAAGTTTCGTAAATCAGCCTTCGTAGTCGGTGAAGTGATGGGAAATTATCACCCTCATGGAGACGCGTCTATTTATGATGCACTTGTAAACATGGCGCAGGATTTTTCCTTGCGCTATCCGCTCGTCTTTGGTCAAGGAAACTTTGGAAACATTGACGGAGACTCAGCGGCGGCTATGCGTTATACCGAAGCTCGCATGGCTCGGATCACTTCAGAGCTTTTGCGAGATATTGAAAAACAGACAGTCGACTATCGTCCCAATTATGACGGTTCACGCAAAGAGCCGACTGTCTTGCCGACGGCGGTGCCCAATCTCTTGCTCAACGGTGTCCTCGGTATCGCCGTCGGCATGGCCACCAACATTCCTCCGCACAATCTCGGTGAGCTTGTGGATGCGACCGCTCATCTACTCGCCAATAAAGACGCTACTACTGACGACTTGCTCCAGTTTGTCAAAGGTCCGGATTTTCCTACAGGCGGTGTGATCTATGGAGAAAAAGACATTGCGCATGCCTATATCCACGGTCGTGGCGGCGTGGTGGTGCGCGGAGAAGCTGAAATTGTTGAAGACAAAGTAGGCCATTCAAAAATTATCATCACGTCAATCCCATACCGTGTCAACAAATCTTCCTTGATGGAATCCATCGCTGAGCTTGTGCGCGAGAAAAAACTCGAAGGCATCAAAGACCTGAGAGATGAATCCACCAAGGACATTCGCATTGCTATCGAGCTCAAGAGTGGCAGCTATCCTCAAAATGTCCTCAACTTTTTATACAAGCACACTCAGCTTGAAACCACTTTCCATTTCAATATGGTGGCCCTGGTGGACGGAGTTCCTCAGACCCTTTCTCTCAAGAGCTGTCTCGAAGAGTTCATCGGCCACCGAAAAGTAGTCATTCGTCGTCGCACGGAATTTGATCTCGCTAAGGCTAAAGCCCGCGAACATATTTTACTTGGTTTGAAAAAAGCGCTTGATCATATCGACGCCATCATCAAGCTGATCAAAGCTTCAAAAGATACTCCGACCGCTCACCTCAACTTGATGAAGGAATTTAAGTTTTCTGATTTACAGGCGGCGGCGATCCTCGATATGAAGCTCCAGCGTCTCGCCGGCCTTGAGCGCAAAAAAATCGAGGAAGAGCTCAAAGCCATGCAGCTTTTGATTTCGGACCTCGAAGATATTTTGAAAAATACCAAGCGTATCCCAGCTATTATCAAAGACGAGCTCGCCGAAGTCCGCGCTAAATACGCTGATGTTCGCAAGACTCGGGTGGTCAAGCATCATGCCAAGAATTTTTCGGTAGAGGATTTGATCCCTGATGAGGAAAGCGTGCTAGTCCTCACTTCTGGCGGCTACATCAAACGGACTGATCCAGATGAATATCGCAAACAAAAGCGCGGAGGAGTGGGTGTCGTAGATCTTGATACCAAAGAAGAAGACTTTATCACTCACTTTTTGACGGCGTCAGCCCACAGTGATTTGCTTTTCTTTACTGATAAAGGCAAAGCCTATCAGATCAAGATGTATGATATTCCGGAAGGCAAGCGAGCCACTCGAGGCAAGTCCATTATGAATTTCCTCGCTCTTTCAGCTGAAGAAAAAATTACTTCCATCCTGCCCATGCCAAAAGAGATTAAAAAGGGTAGCGAGCTATCGCTCTTCTTGGTGACCAAAAATGGCACAGGCAAAAAAGTGGCCGCCGAAAGTTTTCACGATGTTCGTCGCAGCGGCATCATTGCCATCCGTCTCGATGCCGGCGATGACCTAGTCTCAGCTTCATTTGTGGAAAAAGGCGACGACATGATCGTGGTCAGTTCTGATGCACAGTCGATTCGTTTCAAGGAGTCAGACGTGCGTGAAATGGGACGAGGGGCCGGAGGTGTGCGCGTGATGAAAATTGATAAAGGTGAACATGTGGTGGGAGCTAATGTCATTAAAAAAACTACCGCGGGTGACGCCAGTATTTTGACCGTTTCTGGCAATGGCTATGGCAAGAAAACTCCTCTCAAAGAATACAAAACCCAAAACCGTGGCGGCTCGGGCATCAAAACTTCCAAAGTGACTCCAAAGACTGGCGCTCTTATTGCAGCTATCATCGTCACTCCCGAGCTCGAAGAAGCCGTGGCTATTTCTAAAAAATCCCAGGTCATCCGTTGCGGTCTCGGTGAAATCGCGACCCTAGGACGCGATACTCAAGGTGTGCGTATTATGAAGCTCCGAGAAGGAGACGGTATAGCATCATTAATTTGTCTATAG
- a CDS encoding methyltransferase domain-containing protein, producing the protein MFANPKKHIAKAYIGEGMIVVDFGAAAGYHVFEAAKKVGEYGKIYALDVQTDLLRRIKNEADRQGLKNIEIIHANVERENGSGLMEHSVDRVFIINRLFQADDNASRVRMFNEALRILKPTGKLVVVDWLASFGHLGPHPDQVISRDEAATLGRQNSFVLEKEFPAGDHHYGLLFTPIKK; encoded by the coding sequence ATGTTCGCTAATCCCAAAAAACACATCGCCAAAGCTTATATAGGTGAAGGCATGATTGTGGTGGATTTTGGTGCGGCCGCGGGCTACCATGTTTTTGAAGCAGCGAAAAAAGTAGGCGAGTATGGAAAAATTTATGCACTTGATGTCCAGACTGATCTTTTGCGGCGGATAAAAAATGAAGCCGACAGACAGGGCCTAAAAAATATTGAGATCATTCATGCCAATGTTGAAAGAGAAAACGGCAGCGGTCTGATGGAGCATTCTGTCGATCGAGTTTTTATAATCAATCGTCTCTTTCAGGCGGATGACAACGCCTCTCGGGTCAGAATGTTTAATGAGGCACTTCGTATCCTAAAACCCACGGGCAAACTAGTCGTCGTCGACTGGCTCGCATCTTTTGGTCACCTTGGGCCGCATCCCGATCAGGTGATTAGCCGGGATGAAGCTGCCACGCTGGGACGTCAAAATAGTTTTGTTTTAGAAAAAGAATTTCCAGCAGGGGATCACCACTACGGTCTACTATTCACACCCATCAAGAAATAG
- a CDS encoding ABC transporter substrate-binding protein — protein MSAFKLVTIGVFLLLIIGGVLVFARLGTSGNSGPGSQVVIWGTLPEVTINNIIRDVNQKSAVINATYAQIDPANFDTILVNALAEGKGPDVVLIPESEIAKDQNKLFTIPFTSYPERTFKDTFVSEGELFLTANGVLGIPFSIDPLVMYWNRDIFSSAGLANPPAYWSDIPAIAPKIIQIDQASHIKQSLISFGETANVTHAKEILAALFLQSGNPIVIRDAQSGSLVSVLDQKNDTTGATAGSVIDFYTQFADPTNKFYSWSRSLPASKDDFLAGNLALYVGYASEASDLQAKNPNLNFDVAPLPQPSPSANKITYGKLSAFAITKSSKNIAGSLSTIFALTSPASITTLTNTLNLPPVRRDLLAQNPGNANLTVFYQSALQSRGWYDPDPAKSDDIFQTMIQSVSTNSRHSSEAAADARAEIQDLLK, from the coding sequence ATGAGCGCATTTAAACTAGTGACGATTGGCGTTTTTCTCCTCTTGATCATAGGAGGGGTTTTGGTTTTTGCCCGCCTCGGTACCTCGGGCAACAGCGGTCCCGGTTCGCAGGTAGTCATTTGGGGGACTTTGCCTGAGGTTACGATCAACAACATAATCCGAGACGTCAATCAAAAGTCAGCGGTGATCAATGCCACCTATGCCCAGATTGATCCAGCAAATTTTGATACAATATTGGTCAACGCTTTGGCAGAGGGTAAAGGCCCCGATGTGGTTTTGATTCCTGAGTCTGAGATTGCCAAAGATCAGAACAAACTTTTCACCATTCCATTTACCAGTTACCCGGAAAGGACTTTCAAAGATACTTTTGTCAGCGAGGGTGAGCTTTTTTTGACAGCCAATGGAGTGCTCGGTATTCCATTTTCGATCGATCCTTTGGTGATGTATTGGAATCGGGATATTTTTTCGTCCGCGGGACTAGCCAATCCGCCAGCTTATTGGAGTGACATCCCCGCTATTGCTCCCAAAATAATTCAGATTGACCAGGCTTCACATATCAAGCAATCGCTCATTTCTTTTGGCGAAACCGCCAATGTCACGCACGCTAAAGAAATTTTAGCGGCTCTTTTTCTCCAGTCTGGCAACCCAATTGTCATTCGTGACGCTCAGTCTGGCAGCTTGGTTTCAGTTTTAGATCAAAAAAATGATACGACCGGCGCGACCGCAGGATCGGTAATAGATTTTTATACCCAGTTTGCAGATCCCACCAACAAGTTTTATTCCTGGAGTCGGTCTTTGCCGGCATCCAAGGATGATTTTCTAGCCGGCAACTTGGCTCTTTATGTCGGTTATGCCAGTGAAGCATCTGATTTACAAGCTAAAAATCCCAATCTCAATTTTGACGTGGCTCCTCTTCCTCAGCCAAGTCCGAGTGCCAACAAGATTACTTATGGAAAACTCAGTGCTTTTGCCATCACTAAAAGTTCAAAAAACATTGCAGGGTCTTTGTCGACTATTTTTGCTTTGACCAGTCCAGCCTCTATTACAACTTTGACAAATACACTCAATCTGCCTCCGGTCCGACGTGATCTTTTGGCCCAAAATCCAGGCAATGCTAACCTCACGGTTTTTTATCAATCAGCTTTGCAGAGCCGCGGCTGGTATGATCCGGATCCAGCTAAGAGCGACGATATTTTTCAGACTATGATACAATCAGTATCGACCAACAGCCGTCATTCGAGTGAGGCAGCGGCGGATGCCAGGGCCGAAATCCAGGACTTGCTAAAGTAA
- a CDS encoding response regulator, translating to MTQKIKILLVEDCPYTSLLVQKVLAAQGHEVLVMENATDVIKNAGDYNPDILVTDNDLGFHKDAGLLLTEHFTRCRPEMPIIFMSGRMDLDLAREAGKAGADVSLPKPFTPDELIASLTRAMLRIVPKEPKQPASESKVA from the coding sequence ATGACTCAAAAAATCAAAATCCTGCTGGTTGAGGATTGTCCCTATACCTCGCTACTGGTGCAAAAAGTGTTGGCCGCCCAAGGCCACGAGGTCCTCGTCATGGAAAATGCAACTGACGTGATCAAAAATGCGGGTGATTACAACCCCGACATCTTGGTCACAGACAACGACCTTGGGTTCCACAAGGATGCCGGCCTGCTCTTGACGGAGCATTTCACCCGCTGCCGTCCGGAAATGCCCATCATCTTTATGTCGGGCAGGATGGATCTGGACCTCGCTCGCGAGGCCGGTAAAGCCGGGGCTGATGTCAGCCTACCAAAGCCGTTCACGCCTGACGAGCTGATCGCCAGCCTGACCCGCGCCATGTTGCGGATCGTCCCCAAGGAGCCGAAACAGCCTGCCAGTGAGAGCAAGGTGGCTTAA
- a CDS encoding tRNA-dihydrouridine synthase, with product MNFWQNLKNNRGNKLEKNPTGQGRPLMVLAPMADVTDAAFRRIIAKYGKPDVLWTEFVAADGLVKADAKGKARLMRDLVFDESERPIVAQFFTSNPEHMQQVAELAVELGFDGIDINMGCPDKSIEKQSAGAALMKDPARARALIRAAKEGVKEAIERGGKNIPVSVKTRVGFNKVELETWLPELLAEQPAVITLHARTRKEMSKVPARWEHVKRAVEIRDEVQSTLPEKERTLIFGNGDVTDLADAEKKAHETGCDGVMFGRAIFGNPWLFAPLGLSRSPFGKKSREEISLKDRLAVMVEHSRLFEKLLGDVKNFAVMKKHYKAYVTGFDGAKELREKLMACNDVEEVAAAVNAFCRAL from the coding sequence ATGAATTTCTGGCAAAATTTAAAAAATAACCGAGGAAATAAGCTAGAAAAAAATCCGACAGGACAAGGCCGACCCCTGATGGTCCTCGCTCCTATGGCTGATGTCACGGACGCGGCTTTTCGACGGATCATTGCGAAATACGGCAAACCAGATGTGTTGTGGACAGAGTTTGTGGCGGCTGATGGGCTGGTGAAGGCGGATGCCAAGGGTAAGGCTAGACTGATGCGAGATCTTGTATTTGATGAGTCCGAGCGACCGATCGTGGCGCAATTTTTTACTTCCAATCCAGAACACATGCAGCAAGTCGCCGAGCTGGCGGTGGAGCTTGGCTTTGATGGGATTGATATAAATATGGGCTGTCCGGATAAAAGTATTGAGAAGCAGAGCGCGGGCGCCGCACTGATGAAGGATCCGGCGCGCGCCCGCGCTCTGATCCGCGCCGCCAAGGAGGGTGTAAAAGAAGCGATTGAAAGAGGTGGAAAAAACATTCCCGTATCCGTCAAAACGCGAGTTGGTTTCAACAAAGTCGAGCTCGAAACTTGGCTACCTGAACTGCTCGCAGAACAGCCAGCAGTCATTACTCTCCACGCCCGCACTCGTAAGGAAATGTCAAAAGTGCCTGCCCGCTGGGAGCACGTCAAACGCGCGGTAGAAATTCGTGATGAAGTCCAATCCACCTTGCCCGAAAAAGAGCGCACGCTTATATTTGGTAACGGTGACGTGACAGATTTGGCTGACGCCGAAAAAAAAGCTCACGAAACTGGCTGCGACGGCGTCATGTTTGGCCGAGCGATTTTTGGCAATCCGTGGCTTTTTGCGCCACTTGGGCTGTCACGTTCGCCATTTGGAAAAAAATCTCGCGAGGAAATCTCTCTCAAGGATCGCTTGGCCGTCATGGTCGAGCACTCCCGACTTTTTGAAAAATTGCTTGGTGATGTCAAAAATTTTGCGGTGATGAAAAAACATTATAAAGCCTATGTCACTGGTTTTGACGGAGCCAAGGAACTTCGCGAAAAACTCATGGCCTGCAATGATGTTGAAGAGGTTGCCGCGGCCGTCAATGCGTTTTGTCGCGCTTTATAA
- the dnaX gene encoding DNA polymerase III subunit gamma/tau: protein MSPKTSEKNPVSEHLSLYRKYRPKAFDEVIGQEPVVQALKGTLDRGTIAHAYLFYGSRGTGKTSVARIFAEALGTTANDLYEIDAASNNSVDQIRELNESVNTVPMQSRYKVYILDEVHMLSKAAFNAFLKTLEEPPRYAIFILATTELEKVPETVISRCQVFTFKKPNQQVLRKVVEQTAKKEGRAISPDAAELIALLGDGSFRDAHGVLQKVLGATGDAGGNTSGKNGASKITREDVEQVTNAPRGQLVNSLVSALAEHDIDSALKSVHTASQSNLDISLFLALLIQKIRAVLLIKYSPSAETFLREDFSEEDFAFLKKVAGEKGDDKIGKSKTITSQTLAELLSASSAVSRSAIPQAPLELALIGLIGQNGGAEGEDRNRK, encoded by the coding sequence ATGTCACCAAAAACTTCGGAAAAAAATCCAGTCTCTGAACACCTTTCCTTGTATCGCAAATATCGCCCAAAGGCCTTTGATGAGGTGATTGGTCAGGAGCCGGTTGTCCAGGCTCTCAAGGGGACGCTCGATCGCGGGACCATAGCCCACGCCTACCTTTTTTATGGTTCACGCGGCACGGGCAAGACTTCGGTGGCTCGTATTTTTGCTGAGGCTCTTGGTACGACTGCCAATGATTTATATGAGATTGATGCTGCCTCCAACAACAGCGTCGATCAGATCCGCGAGCTCAATGAGTCGGTCAACACTGTGCCAATGCAGTCTCGTTACAAAGTCTACATTCTCGACGAGGTGCATATGCTTTCCAAGGCAGCTTTCAATGCCTTTTTAAAAACTCTGGAGGAGCCGCCTCGATATGCTATTTTTATTTTGGCCACCACTGAGCTAGAAAAAGTGCCTGAGACCGTCATCTCACGCTGCCAGGTGTTTACTTTTAAAAAACCCAACCAGCAGGTATTGCGAAAAGTGGTTGAGCAGACAGCCAAAAAAGAAGGCCGGGCGATTTCGCCTGATGCCGCCGAGCTCATCGCCCTCCTCGGTGACGGCTCTTTCCGCGATGCGCATGGAGTGTTGCAGAAAGTGCTAGGGGCGACCGGAGACGCAGGCGGAAACACAAGTGGAAAAAATGGCGCATCAAAAATCACGCGTGAAGATGTCGAGCAGGTGACCAACGCACCGCGCGGTCAGCTGGTAAATAGTCTCGTCAGCGCTTTGGCTGAGCATGACATAGACAGCGCTCTAAAGTCAGTCCATACCGCCAGCCAGTCCAATCTAGACATTTCTCTTTTTCTCGCTCTTCTCATTCAAAAAATCCGCGCTGTGCTCCTGATAAAATACAGCCCCTCAGCCGAGACTTTTTTGCGTGAGGATTTTTCCGAGGAGGACTTTGCTTTTTTGAAGAAAGTGGCGGGGGAGAAAGGGGATGACAAGATCGGCAAAAGTAAAACTATCACCTCACAAACCCTAGCGGAGCTCCTCTCCGCATCCTCCGCGGTCTCTCGCTCCGCCATTCCCCAAGCCCCGCTCGAGCTTGCATTGATTGGGCTTATCGGGCAGAATGGCGGAGCGGAAGGTGAGGATAGAAATAGAAAGTGA
- a CDS encoding MarR family transcriptional regulator — protein MPSSPTPTNNISIGELLLAFRRKMNACTKKGSFERELTFSQMEILMFIGPSEKKSMESIAKYLKVAPPSATSLIEKMEKAGLVLRKKDKNDRRVVFIELSPKTKKMIAVLWKKKEKILDKIVSKLNPTDRSHFRRIMKILIND, from the coding sequence ATGCCATCTAGCCCAACGCCCACCAACAATATCAGTATAGGGGAGCTGCTCCTTGCTTTCAGGAGAAAAATGAATGCCTGCACAAAAAAAGGCTCCTTTGAGAGAGAGCTGACTTTTTCTCAGATGGAAATCCTGATGTTTATCGGACCCTCAGAAAAAAAGAGCATGGAGAGCATAGCGAAGTATTTGAAAGTCGCTCCGCCTTCAGCTACGTCCCTGATAGAAAAAATGGAAAAAGCCGGCCTGGTGCTCAGAAAAAAAGATAAAAATGACCGAAGGGTTGTCTTTATCGAGCTTTCACCCAAGACTAAAAAAATGATTGCCGTTTTGTGGAAAAAGAAAGAAAAAATCCTCGACAAAATAGTCTCGAAACTCAATCCCACAGACAGAAGTCATTTTAGACGCATTATGAAAATTCTCATCAACGACTAA
- a CDS encoding biotin/lipoyl-binding protein: MKKHLITFIHKPVLVSTVSLVVAAGILGVAEYRNLKSPSAPQFSLASSSANIDVSTSTDVAASQHVLLSFLSSGRVATVSVKVGDQVKKGMTLATLDPESTLGALTQAQATYASAQANYAKVVNGATASTVDVAQAAIDTASQNLEHILQNSFTQIDNLIRTDVDNLYVNPNFYAPRFEITFFDPTINTNTSLVPSDLNLKLDLENKRVDIGKLLAAWKVATSTDSQTTAQVTLANLTVVKNYLAEVSDGLNSITYDAKYQTNMDKYKANVAMARSAVDTLISSIQSAEQALTTANTNASVVTTSARPEDVAVAKANMDNALGALQIAQANYNGRIIIAPEDGTVTAVHINVGETAVANVSAIEISGQGI, from the coding sequence ATGAAAAAACATCTAATCACTTTTATTCACAAGCCCGTTCTCGTTTCCACCGTTTCGCTGGTTGTGGCAGCCGGTATTTTGGGAGTAGCCGAATACCGCAACCTCAAGTCACCTTCTGCTCCTCAATTTTCTCTGGCCAGCTCAAGTGCCAATATAGATGTCAGCACGAGTACAGACGTAGCAGCCTCCCAGCACGTATTGTTGAGCTTTCTTTCGAGTGGGCGCGTGGCTACTGTCTCGGTCAAAGTGGGTGATCAAGTAAAAAAAGGCATGACCCTGGCCACCCTAGATCCCGAAAGTACTCTTGGGGCCTTGACTCAGGCCCAGGCCACGTATGCCTCAGCTCAGGCCAACTATGCAAAGGTAGTCAATGGGGCCACCGCTTCGACAGTCGATGTGGCTCAAGCGGCTATAGACACAGCCAGTCAAAACCTAGAGCATATTCTCCAAAATTCTTTTACTCAGATAGACAATCTCATCCGCACGGATGTAGACAATCTTTATGTCAATCCCAATTTTTATGCGCCTCGATTTGAGATTACTTTTTTTGATCCGACTATCAACACCAACACAAGCTTAGTCCCAAGTGATTTAAATTTAAAACTGGATCTTGAAAATAAAAGAGTGGATATTGGTAAGCTTCTGGCTGCTTGGAAAGTGGCTACAAGCACAGATAGCCAAACTACGGCCCAGGTGACCTTGGCCAATCTCACAGTGGTTAAGAATTACCTTGCGGAAGTGTCTGATGGACTGAACTCTATCACTTACGACGCCAAATATCAGACCAATATGGACAAATATAAGGCCAATGTAGCTATGGCTCGCTCAGCTGTCGACACGCTTATCAGTAGTATTCAGAGTGCAGAGCAGGCTCTGACGACTGCCAATACAAACGCTAGCGTGGTCACGACTTCTGCTCGTCCAGAAGATGTAGCCGTGGCCAAAGCCAACATGGACAATGCTCTTGGAGCTCTTCAGATTGCTCAGGCCAACTATAACGGCAGGATTATTATTGCCCCAGAGGACGGCACAGTGACGGCGGTACATATAAATGTAGGGGAAACCGCGGTGGCCAATGTCTCAGCTATAGAAATTTCAGGGCAAGGAATTTAA
- a CDS encoding efflux RND transporter periplasmic adaptor subunit: protein MHNETIEKIEEEVKTIEKKIEKTGVFKKPWVQSLIAMVLIFGALGGFLYWQSVRGNVFVENSYLNAPIANMGPNTPGVLNAIYVKEGDRVTAGQQIALVGSETLFAKDNGLVANAPEVVGSYFTPGQTIVSIVADQQMEVVGSLNETDGLKNIASGQRATFTVDTFPGKVYEGVVDKVGVTSDDTGVIFSISDKRPVKKFSVYVAFDVSKYPELKSGMSAKITVHTLK, encoded by the coding sequence ATGCACAACGAAACAATCGAAAAAATAGAAGAGGAAGTAAAGACAATCGAAAAGAAAATAGAAAAAACGGGTGTTTTTAAAAAACCCTGGGTGCAAAGCCTGATAGCCATGGTATTAATTTTTGGGGCCCTCGGGGGTTTTCTTTATTGGCAATCAGTCCGGGGAAATGTTTTCGTGGAAAATTCTTACCTGAATGCTCCAATCGCAAACATGGGGCCAAACACACCAGGAGTCCTAAATGCTATATACGTAAAAGAAGGCGACAGGGTGACTGCTGGCCAGCAAATCGCCTTGGTTGGATCCGAAACACTTTTTGCCAAGGATAACGGCTTGGTGGCCAACGCACCAGAAGTCGTGGGCAGCTACTTTACTCCAGGCCAGACTATTGTCTCGATCGTAGCCGATCAACAGATGGAGGTGGTCGGATCACTAAATGAAACAGATGGTTTGAAAAATATAGCTTCTGGTCAACGAGCCACTTTTACGGTCGATACTTTTCCCGGAAAAGTGTATGAAGGAGTTGTGGATAAAGTCGGAGTCACCTCGGACGACACGGGTGTTATTTTTTCAATCTCCGATAAGCGCCCAGTCAAAAAGTTTAGCGTATACGTCGCCTTTGATGTCAGTAAATATCCGGAGCTCAAAAGCGGCATGTCAGCCAAGATTACGGTCCATACTCTAAAGTAG